The Tenacibaculum jejuense genome includes a window with the following:
- a CDS encoding phosphatase PAP2 family protein, with protein sequence METVIYKKRSLNSGLKRFLNSLVSFIKIIRKEVSITYFVFFFASVLLVALYNKADLHLILNSYHSSFFDVFFKYSTFLGDGIMFAVLAIIFLFVKRKMTLVFVVGGLLTLVITHFFKKIIFKGVARPAEFLGLENLHLIDGVKIAFWNSFPSGHTITAFTIFAILCLYFRKCVSQYIWILLAIIAGISRVYLSQHFLMDIFVGSILGIVIGFVSMSLFFPERKRVH encoded by the coding sequence ATGGAAACTGTAATTTATAAAAAAAGATCTTTAAATTCTGGATTGAAAAGGTTCTTGAACTCTCTTGTATCCTTTATTAAAATAATAAGAAAAGAAGTATCAATTACTTATTTTGTCTTCTTTTTTGCTTCCGTACTATTAGTGGCATTGTATAATAAAGCAGACTTACATTTAATATTAAACAGCTACCATTCATCTTTTTTTGATGTCTTTTTCAAGTATTCTACTTTTTTAGGTGACGGAATTATGTTTGCTGTATTGGCGATTATTTTTTTGTTTGTTAAACGAAAAATGACTTTAGTGTTCGTTGTAGGAGGTTTGTTAACATTAGTAATTACACACTTTTTTAAGAAGATAATTTTTAAAGGAGTAGCAAGACCGGCAGAGTTTTTAGGGTTAGAAAATTTGCATCTAATTGATGGTGTTAAAATAGCTTTTTGGAATTCATTTCCATCAGGTCATACCATAACAGCTTTCACAATATTTGCAATACTTTGCTTATACTTTAGAAAGTGTGTTTCACAATATATCTGGATTCTATTAGCCATTATTGCCGGAATTTCAAGAGTATATCTTTCTCAGCATTTTTTGATGGATATTTTTGTTGGTTCAATTTTAGGAATTGTAATCGGTTTTGTTAGTATGAGTTTGTTTTTTCCTGAAAGAAAAAGAGTTCATTAA
- the rplS gene encoding 50S ribosomal protein L19, giving the protein MDLIKFVQDEFVTKNDLPEFAAGDTITVYYEIKEGNKTRTQFFRGVVIQRRGNGSSETFTIRKMSGTVGVERIFPVNLPSIQKIEINKRGKVRRARIFYFRGLTGKKARIKERRI; this is encoded by the coding sequence ATGGATTTAATTAAATTTGTTCAAGACGAATTCGTAACAAAAAACGATTTACCAGAATTCGCAGCAGGAGATACAATCACTGTATACTACGAAATTAAAGAAGGAAACAAGACTCGTACTCAGTTCTTTAGAGGAGTTGTAATCCAAAGAAGAGGAAACGGTTCTTCTGAAACTTTTACAATCAGAAAAATGTCTGGTACTGTTGGAGTTGAGCGTATTTTCCCAGTTAATTTACCATCTATCCAAAAGATAGAAATTAACAAAAGAGGTAAAGTACGTAGAGCTAGAATTTTCTACTTCAGAGGTCTTACTGGTAAGAAAGCAAGAATCAAAGAAAGAAGAATCTAA
- the trmD gene encoding tRNA (guanosine(37)-N1)-methyltransferase TrmD, translated as MRVDIITVEPDLIKSPFQNSMMKRAIDKGLAEVHFHNLREFGFGNYRQIDDYQFGGGAGMVLMIEPIAKCIEGLLAERKYDEIIYMTPDAPTLNQATANTLSLKENIIILTGHYKGVDQRVRDKYITKEISIGDYVLTGGELAAAVLCDAVIRLIPGVLGDETSALTDSFQDNLLSPPVYTRPSEYEGMKVPEVLLSGNFPKIEEWRSEKAYERTKAIRPDLLDEE; from the coding sequence ATGCGAGTAGATATTATAACAGTTGAGCCAGATTTAATTAAAAGTCCTTTTCAGAATTCAATGATGAAAAGAGCCATTGATAAAGGATTAGCAGAAGTTCATTTTCATAACTTAAGAGAATTTGGATTTGGAAATTACCGTCAAATCGATGATTATCAATTTGGTGGTGGTGCTGGAATGGTATTAATGATTGAACCCATAGCGAAATGTATCGAAGGATTATTAGCTGAACGTAAATACGATGAAATTATTTACATGACTCCAGATGCACCAACTTTAAATCAAGCTACTGCAAATACATTATCACTTAAAGAAAATATTATTATTCTTACTGGTCATTACAAAGGTGTAGATCAACGTGTAAGAGATAAATACATCACCAAAGAAATCTCAATTGGAGATTATGTTTTAACAGGAGGAGAATTAGCGGCTGCTGTTTTATGCGACGCTGTTATCCGTTTAATTCCTGGAGTTTTAGGAGATGAAACTTCTGCCCTAACCGACTCTTTTCAAGATAATTTATTGTCGCCACCAGTTTACACAAGACCTTCGGAATATGAAGGTATGAAAGTTCCTGAAGTATTATTATCGGGAAATTTTCCTAAAATAGAAGAATGGCGTTCAGAAAAAGCTTACGAAAGAACTAAAGCTATACGTCCGGATTTACTAGATGAAGAATAA
- a CDS encoding ArnT family glycosyltransferase, with product MQNDYKKITLITIVISTILRLFLAGSLEFGNDEVYYWLYAKYPDISHFDHPPMVGFFIQFFTLDLLFSSELAIRLAAIIPTSVTMYVLFLIGKYLRREKIGFIAVLLYNIHIYGFVIAGTFILPDSPLVFFWLLSFYFFIQVLPKDPDQKLYLKLLLAFLFAGLAIYSKYQAIYLLFGVALFVVVKNSVWLKKPIFYLGFILPIIAVGIIFYWNYLNDFISYKFHGNRVSFFSLKFNKDSFLREVLGQFIYNNPYIVVMLLIMFLALRKKKFIVDSKVSYLFLSCSLPLILTTIYLSFSRNTLPHWSGVSYLTLLPLLAVFLSEKKRIIKKSIIGMSSFFMLLIFASVIITTGFLLPENLSKTKESLGRKDAVLDMYGWQQASEKLTLFFEKEELKSLPIVSNRWYPAAHIDYYIAQPNKMRVYGVGELTDIHKYYWINKTYPKLGNKVLYITDSRNYKHPKEVYTNEYSTIKKIKEIPIERNRVVVKYVFLYVLEK from the coding sequence ATGCAAAACGATTATAAAAAGATTACTTTAATTACTATTGTAATCAGTACAATTTTAAGACTTTTTTTAGCAGGAAGTTTAGAGTTTGGAAATGACGAAGTGTATTATTGGTTATATGCAAAGTATCCAGATATAAGTCATTTCGATCACCCACCAATGGTTGGTTTTTTTATACAATTCTTCACTTTAGATTTATTATTTAGTTCTGAACTAGCTATTAGGTTAGCTGCTATTATTCCTACAAGTGTAACTATGTATGTTCTTTTTTTAATAGGAAAATACTTGAGAAGAGAAAAAATAGGTTTTATAGCTGTTTTATTATATAATATTCATATTTACGGATTTGTAATCGCAGGAACTTTTATTTTACCAGATTCTCCTTTAGTATTTTTTTGGTTGTTGAGTTTCTATTTTTTTATTCAAGTTTTACCAAAAGATCCTGATCAAAAATTATATCTAAAATTACTTCTAGCTTTCTTATTTGCTGGTTTAGCGATTTATTCTAAATATCAAGCTATTTATTTACTCTTCGGAGTTGCTCTATTTGTTGTTGTTAAAAATAGCGTGTGGCTAAAAAAGCCTATTTTCTATTTAGGTTTTATTCTTCCAATTATAGCTGTTGGAATTATTTTTTATTGGAATTATTTAAACGATTTTATCAGTTACAAGTTTCATGGAAATCGAGTTTCATTTTTTAGTCTGAAGTTCAATAAAGATTCATTTTTAAGAGAAGTTCTAGGACAGTTTATTTATAATAATCCTTACATAGTTGTAATGTTACTTATTATGTTTTTAGCATTAAGAAAGAAGAAGTTTATTGTCGATAGTAAAGTTTCTTATCTTTTTCTTAGTTGCTCACTACCTTTAATTTTAACTACAATTTATTTGTCATTTTCAAGAAATACATTACCACATTGGTCTGGAGTTTCATATTTAACTTTATTGCCATTATTAGCAGTTTTTCTTTCAGAAAAGAAGCGAATTATTAAAAAGTCGATTATTGGAATGTCGAGTTTTTTTATGTTATTGATTTTCGCTTCTGTGATAATTACTACAGGATTTTTATTACCCGAGAATTTATCTAAGACTAAAGAAAGTTTAGGTAGAAAAGATGCAGTTTTAGATATGTATGGATGGCAGCAAGCTTCAGAAAAACTGACTTTATTTTTTGAGAAAGAAGAATTAAAAAGTTTGCCTATTGTATCAAATAGATGGTATCCTGCTGCTCATATTGATTATTACATAGCTCAACCAAATAAAATGAGAGTTTATGGAGTAGGAGAGTTGACAGATATTCATAAATACTATTGGATAAATAAGACATATCCTAAACTCGGAAATAAAGTTTTATACATTACTGATAGTAGAAATTATAAACATCCTAAAGAAGTTTATACGAATGAATACTCAACCATAAAAAAGATAAAAGAAATTCCTATTGAAAGAAACAGAGTAGTTGTAAAATATGTTTTTCTCTACGTATTAGAAAAATAA
- a CDS encoding mechanosensitive ion channel family protein encodes METLTQSLSNFYNSVASGFGDWGLKLLGALAALILGLWIIGMIMRAVSRVFETRHVDETLRPFLTTLVGFALKALLLISIAGIVGIPTASFAAVIAAAAFAIGSAFNGSLGHLASGVMLLIFRPFKVGDLIKTNGAFGFVKEISVFVTVIETFQNETEIIPNSAITSNKITNLTAIGNLRVDMPFAIRYGSDIDKAKQIVLDVLRNDVNVLSGEGKEPRVAVNNLGVNSVELLALPYVDCNNYWDVYWDTRQKIVEALGAAGYEAPLPQRIVTMNK; translated from the coding sequence ATGGAAACATTAACACAATCACTTTCAAATTTTTATAATTCTGTAGCTTCAGGTTTTGGAGATTGGGGATTAAAATTATTAGGTGCTTTAGCAGCTTTAATTCTTGGTTTATGGATTATAGGAATGATTATGAGGGCAGTTTCAAGAGTATTTGAAACTAGACATGTAGATGAAACTTTACGTCCGTTTTTAACAACACTTGTAGGTTTTGCATTAAAAGCATTATTACTAATTTCAATTGCAGGAATAGTAGGTATACCAACAGCATCTTTTGCCGCTGTTATTGCGGCGGCGGCTTTTGCTATTGGAAGTGCATTTAACGGGTCTCTTGGTCATTTAGCATCTGGTGTTATGTTATTAATTTTTAGACCGTTTAAAGTTGGAGACTTAATCAAAACAAATGGTGCTTTTGGATTTGTAAAAGAGATTTCTGTTTTTGTTACGGTAATAGAAACTTTTCAAAATGAAACTGAAATTATTCCAAATTCAGCTATAACATCAAATAAAATAACAAACTTAACAGCAATAGGTAATTTAAGGGTAGATATGCCTTTTGCTATTAGATATGGATCTGATATAGATAAAGCAAAGCAAATCGTTCTTGATGTATTAAGAAATGACGTAAATGTTTTAAGTGGAGAAGGGAAGGAACCAAGAGTTGCAGTAAACAATTTAGGAGTTAATAGTGTTGAGTTGTTAGCTTTACCTTATGTAGACTGTAATAATTATTGGGATGTGTATTGGGATACTCGTCAGAAGATTGTAGAAGCTTTAGGGGCAGCAGGATATGAAGCTCCGTTGCCGCAAAGAATAGTAACTATGAATAAATAA
- a CDS encoding NADP-dependent isocitrate dehydrogenase — protein MSATAKIMYTKTDEAPALATRSFLPIVKAYTKSSNIEIETKDISLAGRILANFSEYLTEDQKVEDALAFLGELATKPEANIIKLPNISASVPQLKAAVKELQALGYALPDYPEEVETEEDKKVLALYNKVKGSAVNPVLREGNSDRRAPKAVKNYAKKNPHSMGAWSSDSKTHVATMGENDFAHNEKSVTVSNATDVKIVHTDASGSETVLKASTTLLAGEIIDASVMNKKALLAFLDKEIKDAKDQGILFSLHMKATMMKVSDPIIFGHAVRTFFKDVFAKHGETFEEIGVDVNNGFGNLLSNLEEVSAEKKAEILADIETVYANNPDVAMVDSDKGITNLHVPSDVIIDASMPAMIRTSGQMWNKEGKQQDTKAVIPDSSYAALYQATIDFCKENGAFDPTTMGTVPNVGLMAKKAEEYGSHDKTFEIATDGKVSVIDSEGNTLIEHTVETGDIWRMCQTKDAPVKDWVKLAVTRAKAMQAPAVFWLDKNRAHDAELIKKVEAYLPEHDTTGLEILIKSVSEATSYTLARVKNGEDTISVTGNVLRDYLTDLFPILELGTSAKMLSIVPLMNGGGLFETGAGGSAPKHVQQFVGENHLRWDSLGEFLALAVSLEHLGQTNNNDKALVLAETLDDAIEKLLDNKKSPSRKAGELDNRGSHFYLAMYWAEELANQSKNEELKTQFASVAENMKANEDKIVNELNEVQGKAIEIGGYYVPNDNSADSFMRPNETLNAILAEV, from the coding sequence ATGAGCGCAACTGCAAAAATTATGTATACAAAAACAGACGAGGCTCCAGCACTTGCTACCCGTTCGTTTTTGCCTATCGTAAAAGCATATACAAAATCATCTAACATAGAAATTGAAACTAAAGATATTTCTTTGGCTGGTAGAATTTTAGCAAATTTTTCTGAATACTTAACAGAAGATCAAAAAGTAGAAGATGCATTAGCATTTTTAGGAGAATTAGCTACAAAACCAGAAGCAAACATTATTAAATTACCTAATATTAGTGCTTCTGTACCTCAATTAAAAGCAGCTGTTAAAGAATTACAAGCTTTAGGTTACGCTTTACCTGATTATCCTGAAGAAGTTGAAACTGAAGAAGACAAAAAAGTTTTAGCTCTATATAATAAAGTAAAAGGTTCTGCTGTAAACCCTGTGTTACGTGAAGGAAATTCTGACCGTCGTGCACCTAAAGCAGTTAAAAATTACGCAAAGAAAAATCCACATTCTATGGGAGCTTGGAGTTCAGACTCTAAAACTCACGTAGCTACAATGGGAGAAAATGACTTTGCTCACAATGAAAAGTCTGTAACAGTTTCTAATGCTACAGATGTTAAAATAGTACACACAGATGCTAGTGGTTCTGAAACCGTTTTAAAAGCTAGCACTACTCTATTAGCAGGAGAAATTATCGATGCTTCTGTTATGAATAAAAAAGCTTTATTAGCTTTCTTAGACAAAGAAATTAAAGATGCTAAAGATCAAGGTATCTTATTTTCTTTACACATGAAAGCTACAATGATGAAGGTTTCTGATCCAATTATTTTTGGACATGCTGTAAGAACTTTCTTTAAAGACGTTTTTGCTAAACATGGTGAAACTTTTGAAGAAATTGGAGTTGACGTTAATAACGGTTTTGGAAACTTATTAAGCAATTTAGAAGAAGTTTCTGCTGAAAAGAAAGCTGAAATTTTAGCTGATATTGAAACGGTTTATGCTAATAACCCTGACGTAGCTATGGTAGATTCTGATAAAGGAATTACCAATTTACATGTTCCTTCAGATGTTATTATTGATGCTTCTATGCCAGCTATGATTCGTACTTCTGGTCAAATGTGGAATAAAGAAGGTAAGCAACAAGATACTAAAGCTGTAATTCCAGATAGTTCATACGCTGCATTATACCAAGCTACTATTGATTTCTGTAAAGAAAATGGTGCTTTTGATCCAACAACAATGGGAACTGTTCCTAACGTAGGATTAATGGCTAAGAAAGCTGAAGAATATGGATCTCATGACAAAACTTTTGAAATCGCTACTGATGGAAAAGTTTCTGTTATCGATAGTGAAGGAAACACTTTAATTGAACACACTGTTGAAACAGGTGATATCTGGAGAATGTGTCAAACTAAAGATGCTCCAGTTAAAGATTGGGTAAAGTTAGCTGTAACTAGAGCTAAAGCAATGCAAGCTCCTGCTGTATTTTGGTTAGACAAAAACAGAGCTCACGATGCTGAATTAATTAAAAAAGTAGAAGCATATTTACCAGAACATGATACAACTGGATTAGAAATTTTAATCAAATCTGTTTCTGAAGCAACTTCATATACTTTAGCAAGAGTTAAAAACGGAGAAGATACTATTTCTGTTACAGGAAATGTATTACGTGACTACTTAACAGATTTATTCCCTATTTTAGAATTAGGTACTTCTGCTAAAATGTTATCTATTGTTCCTTTAATGAATGGTGGTGGTTTATTTGAAACTGGTGCTGGTGGATCTGCTCCTAAACACGTTCAACAATTTGTTGGAGAGAATCACTTACGTTGGGATTCTTTGGGTGAATTCTTAGCTTTAGCAGTTTCATTAGAACACTTGGGACAAACTAATAATAACGATAAAGCGTTAGTTTTAGCTGAAACTTTAGATGACGCTATTGAGAAGTTATTAGACAATAAAAAATCTCCTTCTAGAAAAGCTGGAGAATTAGATAACCGAGGTAGTCATTTCTATTTAGCTATGTATTGGGCTGAAGAATTAGCTAATCAATCTAAAAACGAAGAATTAAAAACACAATTCGCTTCTGTAGCTGAAAATATGAAAGCTAACGAAGATAAAATTGTAAATGAATTAAATGAAGTACAAGGTAAAGCTATTGAAATAGGTGGATATTATGTACCAAATGATAATTCAGCTGATAGTTTCATGAGACCTAATGAAACTTTAAATGCGATATTAGCAGAAGTATAA